One window of the Rhipicephalus sanguineus isolate Rsan-2018 chromosome 2, BIME_Rsan_1.4, whole genome shotgun sequence genome contains the following:
- the LOC119381630 gene encoding serine/arginine-rich splicing factor 4-like codes for MVVCRGCGSSNTDDHHQCTPKCKLCGGPHITADKICWQRYQIPYVVRRRRWEKAAEASGSKDGDDMAWSPLTQECKGRSSSKGRSHSRGRSRTKAGYRSWSRGRFRSRGSSRNTATSRSRSRGRSGSRRREGEVRFETRRSRFRDRQHGGQPSWADRVRQGAAEKVTRGSPPECDRDNERLAQLERENKEMRDTIARLMAEIPEIRSGGGQQPVEVVRESIQSTEVPVVEECERPAKKRAIVSEQDKASGRARSEIREMLSSLSESIKQLSETVSRIQGSMLATEEGYNQRFCKIESFLENVVAPVMGPRALPLPATDNSTTQLQQQHDGRTN; via the coding sequence ATGGTGGTGTGCAGGGGTTGTGGATCTTCTAACACGGACGATCACCATCAATGCACGCCAAAATGCAAGTTGTGCGGAGGTCCGCACATAACGGCAGACAAGATCTGTTGGCAACGGTACCAGATTCCCTACGTTGTGAGAAGAAGGAGATGGGAGAAGGCGGCAGAAGCTTCTGGAAGCAAGGACGGTGATGACATGGCCTGGAGCCCACTCACACAAGAATGCAAGGGGCGCTCTAGCTCTAAAGGGCGCTCCCACTCTAGGGGACGTTCCCGCACCAAAGCCGGATACAGATCCTGGTCCAGGGGGCGCTTTCGTTCCAGAGGGAGCTCCCGCAACACAGCCACGTCCAGATCCCGGTCTAGGGGGCGCTCCGGTTCCCGGCGCCGAGAAGGAGAGGTGCGGTTCGAGACGAGGAGGTCGCGCTTTAGGGATCGCCAACACGGGGGCCAGCCATCATGGGCCGACCGAGTCCGTCAAGGTGCAGCGGAAAAGGTAACGCGGGGTTCACCGCCAGAGTGTGACAGGGATAATGAGAGGCTAGCGCAACTCGAACGAGAAAATAAGGAGATGAGAGACACGATAGCTAGACTTATGGCTGAGATACCTGAGATTAGGAGTGGAGGAGGCCAACAGCCGGTTGAGGTCGTCAGGGAATCGATTCAGTCAACGGAGGTGCCCGTAGTCGAAGAATGCGAGAGGCCTGCCAAAAAGAGGGCCATAGTTAGCGAGCAGGATAAGGCCTCGGGTAGAGCTAGGTCGGAGATTCGCGAAATGCTGTCTTCACTCAGCGAGAGCATAAAACAGCTAAGCGAGACGGTCTCGCGCATCCAGGGTAGCATgcttgccacggaggaaggatacAATCAGAGGTTTTGCAAGATAGAGTCGTTTTTGGAAAACGTCGTTGCACCCGTCATGGGTCCGAGAGCGCTGCCACTTCCGGCGACGGATAATTCAACGACGCAATTGCAACAGCAACACGATGGCCGCACAAACTAG